In one Chryseobacterium camelliae genomic region, the following are encoded:
- a CDS encoding T9SS type A sorting domain-containing protein, which translates to MIKKTIFFLHFFITLLLSAQSSFEYQRSWGTYLGPIGSRCHTLTFNGQAIFFDSQNNIYTKGAVTPVSGYPVSYYQQFSLNGGQTFQLGPSPYSTLNFYTKFNNAGTLLSYQYNQYQTNNSGSYTKELMFIDQQNNKYFQYQFDAGNPPISITPGTWITSNTQYALAKYDASDNLIWATYQPSASRITIDDNQNVYLSGITYDGQNICTPGTFQDNYQTMVSNGNSGCGFLVKLNPNGQRIWGTLYPGYSSTIQYYNNSVYLGITTIPQTNQIAIATAGAFQTVKGSFALLKINSTDGTRVWGTYYASPTGNSSVRKFEANESGIYILGDETYQNNNPNPNYYGTPGSHKPQITSAMDVFLTKFSHSGNRIWSTYVGGTGYDLAQGTYQPIALSGSDIYICAQVWGVSNTLSTPNVHQQTPEQNINTSTNRIFSKFNADGILQWTSYYGGSSQSSNEGFNIAVNNSSLYLYGDTLCPSGFTTPGSWQPQYTDPYPAISSTQKYLTYLVKFDLKSLNTSEATKAPKISLSDNPNNGNFILRGELLGKENCRLSIFDLSGKLLYKKELPKNLQNEQQLNLENKLQKGNYIVNITNTNGILVQNFKMIVK; encoded by the coding sequence ATGATTAAAAAAACGATCTTTTTTTTACATTTCTTTATTACTTTATTGTTGTCCGCTCAAAGCAGTTTTGAATACCAGAGATCCTGGGGAACTTATCTTGGGCCCATTGGGAGCAGATGTCACACATTAACATTCAACGGGCAGGCCATTTTTTTTGATTCTCAAAATAATATTTACACAAAAGGCGCCGTCACACCAGTCAGTGGCTATCCTGTTTCCTATTATCAGCAGTTCAGTCTGAATGGGGGCCAAACTTTTCAGCTGGGACCAAGTCCTTACTCAACTTTAAATTTTTATACGAAATTTAACAATGCCGGAACACTGCTATCATACCAGTACAATCAGTACCAAACCAACAATTCGGGCAGCTATACCAAGGAATTGATGTTTATTGACCAGCAGAACAACAAGTATTTTCAATATCAGTTTGATGCAGGCAATCCACCAATTTCCATCACACCAGGAACCTGGATCACCTCAAATACCCAATATGCTTTAGCAAAATATGACGCTTCGGATAATTTGATCTGGGCGACTTATCAGCCTTCCGCTTCAAGAATAACTATAGATGACAACCAAAATGTATACCTATCAGGAATCACCTATGACGGGCAAAATATTTGCACGCCCGGAACATTTCAGGATAATTATCAGACTATGGTTTCCAACGGGAATTCCGGATGTGGTTTTTTGGTGAAATTAAACCCTAACGGACAAAGAATATGGGGAACTTTATATCCGGGATATTCTTCAACAATCCAATATTATAATAATTCCGTGTACCTCGGGATCACAACGATCCCTCAAACCAATCAAATTGCAATCGCGACAGCCGGAGCTTTTCAAACTGTAAAAGGAAGCTTTGCCTTGTTGAAAATAAATTCAACAGATGGAACCAGGGTATGGGGAACTTACTACGCAAGTCCAACGGGAAACAGCTCTGTAAGAAAATTTGAAGCCAATGAAAGCGGCATTTATATATTGGGAGACGAAACGTACCAAAACAACAATCCTAACCCCAATTATTACGGAACACCCGGAAGTCACAAACCTCAGATTACAAGTGCAATGGATGTTTTTTTAACAAAATTCAGCCATTCGGGAAACAGGATCTGGAGCACGTATGTAGGCGGTACAGGCTACGATCTCGCACAGGGTACATATCAGCCCATAGCACTTTCCGGAAGCGATATTTATATCTGTGCTCAGGTTTGGGGTGTAAGCAATACTTTATCGACACCCAATGTTCATCAGCAAACTCCGGAACAAAATATAAACACCTCTACCAACCGTATTTTTTCAAAGTTCAATGCTGACGGAATTTTACAATGGACTTCTTATTATGGAGGAAGCAGCCAGTCATCGAACGAAGGCTTTAATATTGCAGTTAATAATTCCTCCTTATATCTTTATGGCGATACGCTGTGCCCTTCAGGATTTACCACTCCCGGAAGCTGGCAGCCCCAATATACCGATCCATATCCTGCCATCTCGTCTACTCAAAAATACCTGACTTATTTGGTGAAATTTGATTTAAAATCATTAAATACCTCAGAAGCTACCAAAGCACCTAAAATCTCTTTGTCTGATAATCCTAATAACGGAAACTTTATCCTGCGTGGGGAATTGCTTGGAAAAGAAAATTGCAGGCTTAGTATTTTTGACCTTTCTGGGAAACTCCTTTACAAAAAAGAATTACCGAAAAATCTGCAAAACGAGCAGCAGCTTAATCTTGAGAATAAACTTCAAAAAGGAAATTACATAGTGAATATTACCAATACAAATGGAATTTTGGTTCAAAACTTTAAAATGATAGTTAAATAA